The window CCTCAAGGACATCCATGCCGGGCGCAAAAATGGGCGCTTGGTGGCCCGCAGGGACGATTGGGAACGGACCCTGGCGTGGCCCGCAGGGACGATTGGGAACGGACCCTGGCCTTCCATGACGGCGGGCTCATCTTCGCCAAGACCAATGTCCCCGGGGAGCGGTTGGGAGCCATCCTGGCGAACCTGGGCCGCCTCAGCCCCGAAGACGCGGCCTCGATCCCGAGCCTGACCTCCTCCGGGCAGATGATCGGGGAAGCCCTGATCGCCAAGCGCCTGATCACCCACAAGGACCTCTACGAAGCCCTCCTGGCCCAGATGTCCCGTATCACCCTGGCGCTTTTCTCGGAATTCGAGGCCCAATTTCACTTCGAGGCGCGGGAGCGCATCGTCGACATCGACTTCGAGATGAGAATGTACCTTCCCCAGCTCATCGAGCTGGGCATTCGGGAGATGCCCTTCCATCCGGCTCTGATCGATTTTCTCGGCCTGAAGTTCCCCGTCGCCGGCGGCTCCGGCTCCTCCAAGACGCTCAGTGCGGATGAGAAAATTCTTTTGGCTTCGCTGGACGGCCGCCGGTCCGGCGAGGCGACCTCGGCGACCAGCGCCCTGGAGCCGAAGACGTTCTGGAAGACGCTGTTTCTTCTGTATTGCCTCGACCTGGCGCGATGGCAGGAGCCCGCACCCGCGGCGGCGTCGGTCCCCGAGGCGTCTCCGGAGCCGCCGGCTTCTTCCGCGCCGCCGGACGCCCCGGCCGAGATACCGACCGAGATCGGGGAAGTCCTCGAATTCCACAGCCGCCTGCCGAAGCTCGACTATTACCAGATTTTGGGCGTCGGGCGCGCGGCCGGAGAGGACGAGATCAAGAAGGCCTATTTCAAGCTGGCCCGCAAATTCCACCCGGATCGTTTCGGCCGCCAGGCCGATTCCGAGATCAGGGAAAAGATCGATGCCGTCTTCGACGCGGTCACCAAGGCTTACCGGACCTTGACCAGCCGGGACAAGCGCGCGATGTACAGCTCCAAGCAGGCCGGCCCCGCCCCGGCCGACGACAAGGACCGCGGCCGCAACGCCGAAATCCGGTTCCGGCAGGGGAAGACGCTGTTCAGCCAGGGGCGCTACGAGGAAGCCCTGGCCCTCCTGGAGGAGGCGGTCCGGCTCAAGGACGACAAGGGCGATTACTATCTCCTTCTGGCCATGGCCGAGAGCAAGGTGCCCGACCTGAGCAAGAAGGCCGAGCGCAATTTCCTAAGGGCGATCGAAATCGAGGCTTGGAACCCGGAGGCGTATGTCGGGCTCGGCTATCTCTACAAGCGGGAAGGGTTGGCCCTGCGGGCTCGCAAGCAGTTCGAGAAGGCCCTGGAGCTCGATCCCGAGCACAAGGCCGCCCGCCAGGGCTTGGACGAGACCGACGGCAAGGTCGATGGGAAAAAAAGACGCAAGGGAATACTGAGCAAGGATCTGTTCGGGGGCAAGAAAAGCTGATCCCGCCGGTCAGGCCGATTCCAGGAGCTTGCGGAATTCCCCTTCGGTCAGGGTCTTGACGCCCAGTTTGGCCGCCTTGTCCAGCTTCGATCCCGCCTCCTCGCCTACAACCAGCCGGCTCGTCTTTTTGGAGATCGAATCCGTGACCGTGCCGCCGCGCCGCTCGATCTCCGCCTTGGCCTCGTCCCGGCTGAAGGAGGCCAGCCGTCCGGTCAGGACAAACGTCAGCCCGGCCAGCGGGGCAGCGCCGCCGGCTGCCGCCGGCCTCTCCGACCGAAAGCGGACGCCGGCCGCCTTGAGCCGATCCAGAAGGACGCGGCTCTCCGGCTGACGGAAGAAGAAGACGATGTTCTCGGCCACGATCGGGCCGATCTCCTCGACCTCCAGGAGGGCCTTTTCGTCCGCCGCGGCCAGCGCCTCGATGTCGTGGAAATGAGCGGCCAGGTTTCGGGCCAGCTTCTCGCCGACATGGCGGATGCCCAAGGCGAAAACGAGCCTGGCGGGGCCGTTGCGCTTGGAGGCCTCGATCTCGTCCAGGAGGTTTTGGGCGCTCTTCGGCCCCATTCGCTCCAATCCGGCCAAGTCGTCGAGCCTGAGGCCGTAGATATCCGGCAGCGAGGCCGCCAGCTTGGCGGCGAGCAGCTGGTCGGCCAGCGCTTCGCCCAGGCCTTCGATATTCATCGCCCGCCGGCCCGCGAAATGCAGAATGGACTCGCGCAGGCGAGCTGGGCAGGAGGGGTTGGCGCAGCGGGACACGGCCTCGCCCTCAGTCCGGAAAACAGCCGAGCCGCAGGCTGGACAACGGGCGGGCATCACGAAGGCTTCGCCCCGTTTGCGCTTCGACGGGGATGATTTTCCGTTAGACTCCCCGTACTCGTCGTCCGGGCCGTTTCGGCGACCTGACGACGAGTAGTCGATAATCGGCTTGACGATCTTGGGGATGACGTCGCCGCTCCTCTCGACCAGAACGACGTCGCCGATCCGGATGTCCTTGCGTTTGATCTCGTCCTCGTTGTGCAGGGTGGCCCGGCTGACCGTCGTGCCCGAGAGACGGACCGGCTCCAGCACCGCGACCGGCGTTAGGGCGCCCGTCCGGCCGACCTGGACGACGATGTCCAGGAGCCTGGTCGTCGCCTGGCGGGCCGGGAATTTGAAGGCCACGGCGCCGCGGGGAGCCTTGGCGGTCGACCCTAAATCCGCCCGCTGGTCGGCGGCGTCGATCTTGATGACGATGCCGTCGGCGTCGTAGGAGAGGCCGTCGCGCTTTTCGGTCCATTCCCGCCAGTAAGCCGTCACTTCGGCCAGCGAGCGGAGGCGGCGGGATTCGGGGTTGGTCTTGAAGCCGAGCCGGCGGAGGGTGGCCAGCGTTTCCCATTGGCTCGGCGGCTCGGCCCCGTCCACGGTCAGCCAGTAGAGGAAGGCGTCCAGCCGCCGCGCGGCCGTGATCCGCGGGTCGAGCTGGCGGATTGACCCGGCCGCGGCGTTGCGCGGGTTGGCGAATAGCGGCTCTTCCCGCTCTTCGCGCTCCCGGTTGATGGCCCGAAATGACTCGAAGGGCAGATAGATCTCGCCCCGGACTTCTACCTCGCCCTGCTCCGGGATGGCCAGCGGCAAGCTGCGGATCGTCCGGACGTTGGCTGTGACGTCGTCCCCCCGGACGCCGTCGCCCCGCGTCACCGCCTGGGCCAGCCGCCCGCCCTTGTAGAGGATGGAAATGCCGAGGCCGTCGATCTTGAGCTCGGCCACGAAGGCGAGCGGCCTATCCGGAAGGAGCTTCTCCACCCGGCGGCCGAACTCTTGCAGATCCTCCACCGAGAAGACGTTGTCCAGGCTCATCATCGGGGTCCGGTGGCGGACCGAGGCGAAGCCTTCCACGGGCGCCCCGCCGACGCGCCGCGTGGGGGAGTCGGGGGTGACGAGATCGGGGTGAAGCTCTTCCAGGCCTTGGAGCTCCTTCATCAGCCCGTCGAATTCGGCGTCCGAGATCTCGGGGTCGTTGTCGACATAGTACTTCTTCTCGTGGTGGACGATGTCCCGCCGCAGGGCTTCGATCCGGCGGGCCGCCTGCTCGCGGGTCGTCGCTTTTCCGGTCATGGTTGAATTGTATCGGGTTCCCCGGAAAAAAAATACAAGAAAAAAGGTTCTTCTCCCATCTCCGGGAAACGTCAGCGGTTCGGGGTGTCGGCCAACGGCGAAACCGCGCGGGTTCCGGCTTTTTACGCCTCTCCGCGAGGGCACCCAACGGGCGCCGAGGGCTGTTTGAGCACGCGACTATCTACCGGAATCGAAAAGGAGTGGGTGGTCTCCATGGCCGGGTGATCTTGAATGCGGAGTTCCGCCCTCGCGGGGACTGTCGAAGCGACGTCCCTACGAGGACTGCGAAGCGCTGGAGGCGCCGAGCGGATTGGCGTAAAAAGGAGTGGTGAACCCGCGCCGCCGGGACGATACCCCGGACCGCGTTTCCCGGATTTGGGCGAAGAACGGGGCAGGTGTCTCGGAAAGACGTTTATTTCCCGTTGCGGCGCTTGGCCTCGTCGACCAGCTTCTGGAAGGCGTCCATGGTCGCCTTCTGCTGGGCTTGGATGCCTTCCACGATCTTCTTTTCGCGCGCCAGGTTCTCGTTCAGCCGGCGGAATTCGCGCTTCTCGTCCGAGCTCAGATCGTCTTCGGACTTCTCGCCGAACTTGGTGTTGAGCGTCTTGGTCCATTCCGCGGTCAGCTTGTTGCTTTCCTCGATGGCTTTGACGCGGTTGTTCCATTCCTTGTCCTGGCTGAAGAACAGGCTCTGGGCGATCTGCACGGCCTGCTGGGCCTGCTTGGCGTTTTTTGTCCCCAGGATGCCGGCGTCCATAAGATAG is drawn from Candidatus Aminicenantes bacterium and contains these coding sequences:
- a CDS encoding DnaJ domain-containing protein → MARRDDWERTLAFHDGGLIFAKTNVPGERLGAILANLGRLSPEDAASIPSLTSSGQMIGEALIAKRLITHKDLYEALLAQMSRITLALFSEFEAQFHFEARERIVDIDFEMRMYLPQLIELGIREMPFHPALIDFLGLKFPVAGGSGSSKTLSADEKILLASLDGRRSGEATSATSALEPKTFWKTLFLLYCLDLARWQEPAPAAASVPEASPEPPASSAPPDAPAEIPTEIGEVLEFHSRLPKLDYYQILGVGRAAGEDEIKKAYFKLARKFHPDRFGRQADSEIREKIDAVFDAVTKAYRTLTSRDKRAMYSSKQAGPAPADDKDRGRNAEIRFRQGKTLFSQGRYEEALALLEEAVRLKDDKGDYYLLLAMAESKVPDLSKKAERNFLRAIEIEAWNPEAYVGLGYLYKREGLALRARKQFEKALELDPEHKAARQGLDETDGKVDGKKRRKGILSKDLFGGKKS
- the ligA gene encoding NAD-dependent DNA ligase LigA, producing the protein MTGKATTREQAARRIEALRRDIVHHEKKYYVDNDPEISDAEFDGLMKELQGLEELHPDLVTPDSPTRRVGGAPVEGFASVRHRTPMMSLDNVFSVEDLQEFGRRVEKLLPDRPLAFVAELKIDGLGISILYKGGRLAQAVTRGDGVRGDDVTANVRTIRSLPLAIPEQGEVEVRGEIYLPFESFRAINREREEREEPLFANPRNAAAGSIRQLDPRITAARRLDAFLYWLTVDGAEPPSQWETLATLRRLGFKTNPESRRLRSLAEVTAYWREWTEKRDGLSYDADGIVIKIDAADQRADLGSTAKAPRGAVAFKFPARQATTRLLDIVVQVGRTGALTPVAVLEPVRLSGTTVSRATLHNEDEIKRKDIRIGDVVLVERSGDVIPKIVKPIIDYSSSGRRNGPDDEYGESNGKSSPSKRKRGEAFVMPARCPACGSAVFRTEGEAVSRCANPSCPARLRESILHFAGRRAMNIEGLGEALADQLLAAKLAASLPDIYGLRLDDLAGLERMGPKSAQNLLDEIEASKRNGPARLVFALGIRHVGEKLARNLAAHFHDIEALAAADEKALLEVEEIGPIVAENIVFFFRQPESRVLLDRLKAAGVRFRSERPAAAGGAAPLAGLTFVLTGRLASFSRDEAKAEIERRGGTVTDSISKKTSRLVVGEEAGSKLDKAAKLGVKTLTEGEFRKLLESA